Below is a genomic region from Actinomycetota bacterium.
TCCCGGTAGACAACGGGCAGGTCTTCAGCGTGGCCAACCTCGACTACTTCCAGTACCTCCTCTACCGGCCCCTGTACTGGTTCGGCAACAACTACAAGGCGTCCATCGACCCGGACTACAGCATCGCCAACCCGCCGGTGTGGTCCAACAACAACACGACGGCGACCATCACCCTGAAGCCCTGGAAGTGGTCCAACGGCGAGACGGTCACCAGCCGTGACGTGCTCTTCTTCCTCAACATCCTGAAGGCAAAGCCGAGCAACTATGCCGCCTACGTCCCGGGCTATTTCCCGGACAACGTGAAGTCGTACTCGGCGCCGGACCCCTCGACCGTGGTGCTCAACCTCACGCAGGCCTACAGCCCGGACTGGTTCCTCTACAACGAGCTGAGCCAGCTCACCCCGCTGCCGCTGGCCTGGGACGTGACCGCCGACGGCCAGCCGGCGCCCACCGCTGACAACGGCCACCTGCCCGACTCCACGCCGGCCGGGGCGCTGGCCGTGTACACCTACCTGGACAGCCAGGCCAAGAACACGGCCGGCTACGGCGCCAGCCCGATCTGGAGCGTCGTGGACGGGCCCTGGAAGCTGACCAACTACACGAACACTGGCGAGCTCGACTTCGTCCCGAATCCGTCCTACTCCGGGTCCCCCAAGCCGACGATCGCCGAGTTCAAGGAAGTGCCGTTCACCAGTGAGGAGGCGGAGACCAACCAGGCTCTGACCGGCGCCTCCAACCTCACGATCGGCTACATCCCGCAGGCGTCGGTGCCGCAGGAGGGCTCGATCGTTGCCAAGGGCTATGACGCCTACACGCTGTTCGGCTTCTCCACGAACTACTTCCTGCCCAACCTGCACAACCCCACGATGGGGCCGGTGTTCTCCCAGCTCTACTTCCGCCAGGCCTTCCAGGAGCTGATCGACCAGCAGGGCTGGATCAAAGCCTTCACCCATGGAAGCAGCATCCCGCAGTACGGCGTCATCCCCACCAACCCGCCAAACACCTTCATCGACGCCAAGGCCAAGTCCTTCCCCTGGAACTTCAGCATCTCGGGAGCCACCAAGCTGCTGACCGACAACGGCTGGAAGGTGGTTCCCGGCGGGCAGACCACCTGTACCAGCCCCGGCACCGGCTCGGGCCAGTGCGGGGCGGGCATCACCCAGGGCGAGGCGATCACCTTCACCCTGGACTACCAGTCCGGCCCGGTGGCCCTGGACCAGGAGATGAAGGACCTCAAGTCCGAGGCCGCCAAGGTGGGCATCACCATCAACCTGACCCAGCACCCCTTCAACCAGGTGATCGGTGCCGCGGTGCCCTGCCAGCCCACCGATGCCAAGTGCGCCTGGCAGGTGGAGAACTGGGGTGGCGGCTGGATCTACTCGCCCGACTACTACCCCAGTGGCGAGGAGATCTGGGCCACCGGGGCGGTCGCCAACTACGGCAGCTACAGCAACCCCAAGGCCGACGCGCTCATCGCCGCCACCACCACCGAGACGGTGAACCCGCAGGGCGCCCTCGACGCCTACCAGGACTACATGCAGCAGCAGCTGCCGGTTTGGTTCCAGCCCAACGCGGCCGGGAACCCGGTGCCCGGCGGGCTGACCATCGTGTCCACCCACCTCGGGGGCTTCACCGCCAACGCGTTCGAGGCGATCACCCCGGAGACCTACTACCTGACCCAGTAGCTGATCGACGAGGAGGACGACCGTTCGTTTCCATTAGCTAATTCATAGCCAGTTGGGGGCCCAGACAGCACCATGATCGGCTTCATCGTCCGAAGGATCGGGCAGGCGATCATCGTGCTGCTGGGCCTCACGCTGCTCGTATTCGTCATGGAGCACCTGTTGCCCGGCAACATCGCCCGAGCGATCATCGGGCCCCGGGCGACCGGGCCCGAGATCGCCGCCTTCAACCGTGCCAACGACCTGGACCGGTCGGTGCTCTACCAGTACGCCCATTACCTGAACCAGCTCATCCACGGCAACCTGGGGTTCTCCTACACCCTCAACCGCAGCGTGTGGAACGTGCTCAAGGCCGAGGTCCCCCGGGATCTGCTCCTGGTGGGAACGTCGATCGCGCTGGCGGTGCTCATCGCCGTCCCGGTGGGCGTGTCCCAGGCGGTCAAGCGCAACGGCCTGGTGGACTACGCCGCCACCAGCGTCTCGTTCCTGCTCTACTCGATGCCGTCGTTCGCCCTCGGCCTGATCCTGATCCAGGTCTTCGCCATCCAGTTCGCCATCCTGCCGCCCGAGGCCCCGC
It encodes:
- a CDS encoding ABC transporter substrate-binding protein; this encodes MIIATVALIAAACGKSTNKSSSSGATPTAGSSIAPPVGSKIQGGTVTWAEAPKVSPNYIFPVDNGQVFSVANLDYFQYLLYRPLYWFGNNYKASIDPDYSIANPPVWSNNNTTATITLKPWKWSNGETVTSRDVLFFLNILKAKPSNYAAYVPGYFPDNVKSYSAPDPSTVVLNLTQAYSPDWFLYNELSQLTPLPLAWDVTADGQPAPTADNGHLPDSTPAGALAVYTYLDSQAKNTAGYGASPIWSVVDGPWKLTNYTNTGELDFVPNPSYSGSPKPTIAEFKEVPFTSEEAETNQALTGASNLTIGYIPQASVPQEGSIVAKGYDAYTLFGFSTNYFLPNLHNPTMGPVFSQLYFRQAFQELIDQQGWIKAFTHGSSIPQYGVIPTNPPNTFIDAKAKSFPWNFSISGATKLLTDNGWKVVPGGQTTCTSPGTGSGQCGAGITQGEAITFTLDYQSGPVALDQEMKDLKSEAAKVGITINLTQHPFNQVIGAAVPCQPTDAKCAWQVENWGGGWIYSPDYYPSGEEIWATGAVANYGSYSNPKADALIAATTTETVNPQGALDAYQDYMQQQLPVWFQPNAAGNPVPGGLTIVSTHLGGFTANAFEAITPETYYLTQ
- a CDS encoding ABC transporter permease, encoding MIGFIVRRIGQAIIVLLGLTLLVFVMEHLLPGNIARAIIGPRATGPEIAAFNRANDLDRSVLYQYAHYLNQLIHGNLGFSYTLNRSVWNVLKAEVPRDLLLVGTSIALAVLIAVPVGVSQAVKRNGLVDYAATSVSFLLYSMPSFALGLILIQVFAIQFAILPPEAPQSAGVLGLLAHPSGFVLPVATLTLSVYALFSRYMRSSAIDALAQDYIRTARAKGLPEHLVLWRHLVRNSLVPIATLVGLSLPAVFTFGLVVEQLFNFPGVGLQYFTSATQTDYPTMLGITLLVGVATVAGSLLADLAYAALDPRVRFS